AGCAGCAGCGAGCTGGCGTTCAGGTACCACGGGTCGTCCGCCACCGGGACCTTGTTGTCGACACCGCTCTCGTCGTCGGTGGCCACCGGGCAGTCGCCGGCCGGCGCGCTCGCGTCGGCCGACGGGCTGGGCGCGGCCGACCCGGCGGCGTCCCCGGCCGCGTCCCCGGCCGTCTTCGCGGTGTCCCCGGCCGCCTTGGACACCGCGCCGGTGGCGCCCTCCACCGTGTCCCGGATCGTCCCGCCGGCCTGGGAGACGGTGTCCTGGACGGCGCCGGAGGCGCCGCCGGACGCCTTGCCCGGGGACGAGGAGGCCGCCGGGGAGTCCGTCCCGGACGAGGACGACGAGGACGACGAGGACGACGAGGACGGGGGCGACGAGGACGGGGGCGACGACTGCGAGACGGCCGGTGCCGGGGCCGGCTCCGCGGACGCGCCGGAGGCCTTCTTGCCGCCGGTGAGGATGCCACCGAGCGTGTCGCCGAGGGTGCCCAGCAGGCCTCCGCCGCCGCTGCCGCCCGCCGACGGGGCCGGCGCGGCCGTGTCCCGGGAGTCCGGCGCACCCGTGTCCGAGCCGGAGCCGGAGGACTGCGCGGTCGCCGTGGGCTCGGGCGCGGCCTTGTCGTCGGAACCTGAATCCGGCGAAGAGGCGGTGCCCGTGCCCCCGGCGTCCTCGGTGCCCTTGGCGTCCTCCGTGTTCCTGGTGTCCTCCGTGTCCTTCGCGCCCCCCGTGTCCTCGCCGCCGGCGGTCGCCGTGGGGGTGGGGGTGGCCGTGCCGGCGGACTCGCCGGTGGAGGGCGACGGCGAGGCCGAGGCGTCCTCGGCCTCCTCCAGCGCGCTGACGCAGTCCTTGTACTCCGCGGCCTTCTGGCTGTTGGACGCCGACGCGCCGCCGTTGTCGGCGAGGGCGAGGCTCGACGTGAAGCCCATGCCCATGAGGACGGCCGTGGGCATCGCCACGGTGACCATCGCCTTGCCGGCCGGCATGTGGAACCTGTTGAACAGCGGCTTCTTGGGGGCCGCGTGGCGTGGCCCGGTTCTCGCACGGGACGCGTCCACATCCATCCCGTGGGTCACCTCGTCAGCCGGCACTGTGCCTCCCGTTCGCCCCGTTGGCCGGGCTCGTTCCTGACAGGTCGTTCGGTGCGCCCGTCCCGTACGCGCCCTGGTGGGGCAGCGGCAGGGCCCCGGGGGCGGCGCCCTGGGCCGGCGCGGGCCCGGCCGGCGGCTCCGGCTGCGGCGGCGCGCCCGGCGACCAGGCCACGGCCATCGCGCCGCCGATGAGGGCGAGCAGGAAGCCCACGACGAAGCCGCCGAAGTTGGACACGGGCAGGGACACCAGCGCCAGCAGGATCGCGGCGATGCCGGCGAAGGTCCGGACGTGCTTCTGGAACCAGAGGCTGACGCCCAGGACGATGAGCAGCACGCCGATGATCAGGGATCCCGCTCCGGCGGTGGTCGCCATCGCCAGCGTCAGGTGTCCGAGCTGGAGGTGGAAGTACGGGAAGTACATGATCGGAAGGCCGCTGAGCAGGACGTAGAGTCCGGCCCAGAACGGACGCGTGCCCCGCCAGGCGCGGAACTGCAGCCTCCGGCTGGTGAACTGGCCGGGGGCGGCAGGAGTCTCGGCGCTCATGGAAAACAGCTCCCTGGTGCGGCGTTGCTGTGGTGGTGATGTGAGCCGCGCCCGACGGCGCGGACGAGAGCGGACGGGCGGGGGCGCCATCGGCTCCCCCGCCCCTCAGCGCGTGCTCAGTAGCACTCGTGCGTACCCGTCGACAGCGACATCTTCAGGCCGCTGAGCTTGAAGGTGCCGGCGGTGGTCGCCCACGCCGTCTGCTTCACGTCGTCCAGCGTGGCCTTGTCGGCCTGCTGCGCGAAGCCGTAGGGGTTCGACTGCTCGCCCCCGCCCTTCATGCCCGGACCCTTGGAGGCGTCCTTGGCGGCCACACCGATGTCGATGTTCTCGAACGTCGCGTCGGCGTTCAGGTCGGCGACATCGATGTAGATGTTGTCGGCCTGCACCTTGTCGTGGCCCGCGCCGCCCGCCCTCAGGATGAGGCTGACGGAACCGAACACCGGGACGTCCGGGGTGACCACGGACTGGCACAGGTTGGTGATGTCGGCGTGCTTGAACGCCGAGACGGCCACCGGGTGGGCCGTCTTCTTGCCGTCCAGCGTGTAACCGTTGTCGATCGCGCCGTACTGCGCGAAGCCGGTACCGACCAGCTGGTCGGCGGACACCTTGAACGACTGACCCGACACGCTGAACGAGGCGGCGAGAGCGCCCTGTGCGAGGGCCACACCTATACACGCCGTGGCGGCCACGCTGGGCACCATGACCACAGCGAACCGCTTCCATCTGGTCCCGCCACGCACCTGGGACTCCATATTTCCTCCTTCTCGGACGTACATCTCCTGGCCCGGACTCGCCCCAGTCGGCGGCTCGGCCGGGCAGGGATGGGAGAAGTGCTACGTCCTCGGGAAGGGGAGCGCCCGCGCTCGGTGGCGCGAACCGCGACCGAATCACCGGCGATCACCCCCGAGCGACAACCACTGGTCGCGCCTGACACGCATCACGCACAACCTCTGGACAGGCTTCGCCGGTGCGGCGAAGACCCCCCTGCCCTAGAGCCGGCGCCACTGCCGCCGGCTCTGCTCGGTGGGGACCCAGAGTCTCCCGTGACCCGACCGGTTGCCGGGCTGCGGGAATGGACCGAGCGTGGCCGATCGTGGTGCATTCCGGCCGCCTGCACAAGGGGGTTCGTTACTCGCTAGTAACGGCCGGATAACCGAACCCTGCCCCAGCGGTCCCGGAGCGCCACACTCGGTGGCTCCCCAGGGCAGAGCAAAGCCGTTGATCCCCGGACTAACCCAGACAGACCAACGGCTTTGGCTTACTTGGAGTAACAGGCGGCCCGATCGCCAAGATTTGGCAAAGCGCGGTCGCTTCGACCCTTCATGGCGAATCTTTCACCCCGGCATCACGTGCCGTGACGTTTAGCGACTGGTCAGAACAGCGCCCGTGCGAGCGCCCTGCGCGCCCCGACCACCCGCGGGTCCTCCGGCCCCACGACCTCGAACAGTTCCAGCAGTCGGCGGCGCACCGCGTCGCGGTCGTCGCCCGCCGTGCGCCGCACGGTGTCGATGAGCCGCCCGAAGGCGTCCTCGACGTGGCCGCCCACCAGGTCCAGGTCGGCGGCCGCGATCTGCGCCGCGGCGTCGGCCGGCTTCCCGGCGGCCTCCTGGCGCACCCGCTGCGGGTCCATGTCCTGCACCCGCTGGAGCAGTTCGGCCTGCGCGAGGCCGAGCTTGGCCTCGGGGTGGGCGGGGTCGTCGGCCAGCACGTTCCGGTAGGCCCGGACGGCGCCGTCGAGGTCGCCGGCGTCCAGGGCCTGCGCGGCGGCGTTCAGCGCCGACTCGTACGGTCCCGCCGGCGCCTCGGCGGACGGGGCGCCACCCGGCTCCGCGTCCGGGTCGACGGTCAGGCCGGTCAGCCCGAAGCGCTGCTCGGCCACCTGCACCAGTTGGTCCAGGGTCTGCCGGATCTGCTGCTCGCCGGCCGCTCCCTGGAACAGCGGCAGCGCCTGTCCCGCCACCACGGCGAAGACGGCCGGGATCCCCTGGACCCCGAACTGCTGCATCAGCATCTGGTTGGCGTCGACATCGATCTTCGCGAGGAGGAAGCGCCCGCCGTACTCGACGGCCAGCCGCTCCAGGACCGGGCTCAGCTGCTTGCAGGGCTGACACCACTCGGCCCAGAAATCGATGACGACGGGTACTTCGGCGGAGCGCTGGAGGACGTCGCGCTCGAAGCCGGCCTCATCGACGTCGATGACGAGGTCGGCCGGGGAGACGGCGCCCGTCCCGCCCCGCCGGGCGGCTTCGGCGCGCGCCTGCTCGGCCTTGGCCTTGGCCTCCTGGGCCGCCTTCACCGCGGCGAGGTCGACGACACCGCTCATGGACATGTTCCGTGGCTGCATGCGTCCATCCTCCCCCGTTCCGGCGCGTGAAGGAAAAGGCCCCGTCGGTGGCGCCGGGTCCCCACCCCACGCCGGTGCACGTCGCCCGTGTACGTCCGTCACGCGCTTTCGCTACGACCCGTAGCGTAATGCCATCGGGGTCCTCCGCGACACCACGCCCCGGTGATCTCCCTCACGGCACCACGGGACCCGCCGGTTATGGTCGTGGTATGCAGAGCCGCCCCCCCGCCGCCCGCACCGGGCGCCCGCGCAGCGCCGCCGCGGACGCCGCGATCCTGGCCGCCACGCGGCAGGCTCTGGTGGAACTGGGCTGGTCCCGGCTCACGCTGGGGGACGTGGCGACCCGGGCCGGGGTCGCGAAGACGACGCTGTACCGCCGCTGGCCCGGCAAGTGCGAACTGGTGGTCGACGCGGTCGCCGAACTCTTCGACGAACTGCGGCTGCCCGACCGCGGCTGCCTCGCCGCCGACATCGAGGGGGTGGTCCTGCAGTTCGCGGCCATCCTGGGCCGTCCGGAGGCCAGGAGCGGGCTGATGGCGGTGGTCGCGGAGTCCACCCGCGACGACGCCCTGCGCGAACGCATCCGCGCCTCCATCGTGGACCGCCAGAAGCGCCTGGTCCTGGAGGGCCGGGCACGGGCACAGGAGCGCGGCGAACTGCCTGCCGAGCCGGATCCGGCGGAGACGGCGCGCACGGCGGACCTGATCTTCGACATGGTGGCGGGCGCAGTGG
This is a stretch of genomic DNA from Streptomyces sp. TG1A-8. It encodes these proteins:
- a CDS encoding DUF6114 domain-containing protein, which produces MSAETPAAPGQFTSRRLQFRAWRGTRPFWAGLYVLLSGLPIMYFPYFHLQLGHLTLAMATTAGAGSLIIGVLLIVLGVSLWFQKHVRTFAGIAAILLALVSLPVSNFGGFVVGFLLALIGGAMAVAWSPGAPPQPEPPAGPAPAQGAAPGALPLPHQGAYGTGAPNDLSGTSPANGANGRHSAG
- a CDS encoding DUF6230 family protein, with the translated sequence MESQVRGGTRWKRFAVVMVPSVAATACIGVALAQGALAASFSVSGQSFKVSADQLVGTGFAQYGAIDNGYTLDGKKTAHPVAVSAFKHADITNLCQSVVTPDVPVFGSVSLILRAGGAGHDKVQADNIYIDVADLNADATFENIDIGVAAKDASKGPGMKGGGEQSNPYGFAQQADKATLDDVKQTAWATTAGTFKLSGLKMSLSTGTHECY
- a CDS encoding tetratricopeptide repeat protein, whose translation is MQPRNMSMSGVVDLAAVKAAQEAKAKAEQARAEAARRGGTGAVSPADLVIDVDEAGFERDVLQRSAEVPVVIDFWAEWCQPCKQLSPVLERLAVEYGGRFLLAKIDVDANQMLMQQFGVQGIPAVFAVVAGQALPLFQGAAGEQQIRQTLDQLVQVAEQRFGLTGLTVDPDAEPGGAPSAEAPAGPYESALNAAAQALDAGDLDGAVRAYRNVLADDPAHPEAKLGLAQAELLQRVQDMDPQRVRQEAAGKPADAAAQIAAADLDLVGGHVEDAFGRLIDTVRRTAGDDRDAVRRRLLELFEVVGPEDPRVVGARRALARALF
- a CDS encoding TetR/AcrR family transcriptional regulator, with amino-acid sequence MQSRPPAARTGRPRSAAADAAILAATRQALVELGWSRLTLGDVATRAGVAKTTLYRRWPGKCELVVDAVAELFDELRLPDRGCLAADIEGVVLQFAAILGRPEARSGLMAVVAESTRDDALRERIRASIVDRQKRLVLEGRARAQERGELPAEPDPAETARTADLIFDMVAGAVVHRTLVSGEPADEQWVRGFTRVLLLGLTARPAR